One Haloterrigena salifodinae DNA window includes the following coding sequences:
- a CDS encoding YciE/YciF ferroxidase family protein: MIESQRDLFVRELRELYHIERELEDLQSELAEAATDEDIEEYYMAHSETTSEQIGRLETLFDAVQEEPGALESPSLAGLREDREEIVQDVEDPHLGDLVETELGRGIERLEITKLETLLTLADRMDLPNEVVDPLEQTKAEAENGLENVRTLTA; this comes from the coding sequence ATGATCGAATCCCAGCGCGACCTGTTCGTCCGCGAACTGCGCGAACTGTACCACATCGAACGGGAACTCGAGGACCTCCAGTCGGAGCTGGCCGAGGCGGCGACCGACGAGGACATCGAGGAGTACTACATGGCCCACAGCGAGACCACGTCCGAGCAGATCGGGCGACTCGAAACGCTGTTCGACGCCGTGCAGGAAGAGCCCGGGGCGCTCGAGAGCCCCTCGCTGGCGGGGCTGCGCGAGGACCGCGAGGAGATCGTTCAGGATGTCGAAGACCCGCATCTCGGCGACCTCGTCGAGACGGAACTCGGCCGCGGGATCGAGCGCCTCGAGATCACGAAACTCGAGACGCTGCTGACGCTGGCCGACCGGATGGACCTGCCGAACGAGGTCGTCGACCCGCTCGAGCAGACGAAAGCCGAGGCCGAGAACGGACTCGAGAACGTCCGGACGTTGACGGCCTGA
- a CDS encoding sugar phosphate nucleotidyltransferase, producing MKAVVLAGGYATRMWPITKHRPKMFLPIGDSTVIDRIFAELEADDRIDEVFVSTNERFAPDFEAHLADSEFEKPRLSVEDTTEEDDKFGVVGALAQLIDRENVDDDLLVIAGDNLISFDVADFVDYFEDHGTPTLAAYDVGSREKAKSYGLVELEDERVVDFQEKPDDPNSTLVSIACYAFPQDSLSLFPTYLEEGNNPDEPGWFIQWLQNREATYAYTFDGAWYDIGTPESYLDAVGWHLDGDSLVADSATLENASVGDNVHVMGDVTLENTDLDHAVIFPDATVRDADIRRSIIDEGTHLEELDLAGALIGAHTTITNHHGE from the coding sequence ATGAAAGCCGTGGTCCTCGCCGGCGGGTACGCGACTCGAATGTGGCCGATCACGAAACACCGACCCAAGATGTTCCTCCCGATCGGTGACTCCACCGTCATCGATCGCATCTTCGCCGAACTCGAGGCTGACGACCGGATCGACGAGGTCTTCGTCAGCACCAACGAGCGGTTCGCCCCCGATTTCGAAGCCCACCTCGCCGACAGCGAGTTCGAGAAGCCGCGGCTGTCGGTTGAGGATACGACCGAGGAAGACGACAAGTTCGGCGTCGTCGGCGCACTCGCGCAGCTGATCGACCGCGAGAACGTCGACGACGATCTGCTGGTCATCGCCGGCGACAACCTGATCAGCTTCGACGTCGCGGACTTCGTGGACTACTTCGAGGACCACGGTACGCCGACGCTGGCCGCCTACGACGTCGGCTCCCGCGAGAAGGCCAAATCCTACGGCCTGGTCGAACTCGAGGACGAGCGCGTCGTCGACTTCCAGGAGAAGCCCGACGATCCCAACAGCACGCTCGTCTCGATCGCCTGTTACGCGTTCCCGCAGGACTCGCTGTCCCTGTTTCCCACGTACCTCGAGGAGGGGAACAACCCCGACGAGCCGGGCTGGTTCATTCAGTGGCTCCAGAACCGGGAAGCGACCTACGCCTACACCTTCGACGGCGCCTGGTACGACATCGGCACCCCCGAGAGCTACCTCGACGCCGTCGGCTGGCACCTCGACGGCGACTCGCTTGTCGCCGACTCTGCGACCCTCGAGAACGCTTCGGTCGGCGACAACGTCCACGTCATGGGCGACGTCACCCTCGAGAACACCGATCTCGACCACGCCGTGATCTTCCCCGACGCGACGGTCCGGGACGCCGACATCCGTCGCTCGATCATCGACGAGGGCACCCACCTCGAGGAGTTGGATCTCGCGGGTGCGCTCATCGGCGCCCACACGACGATTACGAACCACCACGGAGAGTAA
- a CDS encoding transcriptional regulator — translation MREADETTRQRLADALRDDPATPSELAVRLDLTPESVVRHAEHVSRSIGGNDADEQLLVAPPMCRDCGFDDFDDLLNLPSRCPNCKSESVTEPTLTIE, via the coding sequence ATGCGCGAGGCCGACGAAACGACGCGACAGCGACTCGCCGACGCTCTCCGAGACGATCCCGCGACGCCAAGCGAACTCGCGGTCCGGCTCGATCTGACGCCGGAATCGGTGGTTCGCCACGCCGAACACGTCTCCCGATCGATCGGTGGGAACGACGCGGACGAACAGTTACTTGTCGCACCGCCGATGTGTCGGGACTGCGGCTTCGACGATTTCGACGACCTCCTGAACCTCCCCTCGCGGTGTCCCAACTGCAAGAGCGAGTCGGTCACCGAACCGACCCTGACGATCGAGTAA
- a CDS encoding DUF7344 domain-containing protein has product MTATPNSESDCVDFVLAVLDELEGCDASAETVDDAFGLLAAQRRRLLLSVMRTYGESLTLPDAAEEVAVRETGCQVPNISAERVHEIYLSLYHDHLPRLVDAGLLEYDQERDLVVPIGLE; this is encoded by the coding sequence ATGACTGCCACACCCAACTCCGAGTCCGACTGTGTCGACTTCGTGCTGGCAGTCCTCGACGAACTCGAGGGCTGTGACGCGTCAGCCGAGACGGTCGACGACGCGTTCGGACTACTGGCCGCTCAGCGCCGCCGACTACTGTTGTCGGTGATGCGCACCTACGGCGAGTCGCTGACGCTGCCCGACGCCGCCGAGGAGGTCGCCGTCCGGGAAACCGGCTGCCAGGTTCCGAACATCTCCGCCGAGCGCGTCCACGAGATCTATCTCTCGCTGTATCACGACCACCTGCCGCGACTGGTCGACGCCGGCCTGCTCGAGTACGACCAGGAGCGCGACCTCGTCGTCCCGATTGGCCTCGAGTAG
- a CDS encoding Rieske (2Fe-2S) protein, with product MNASQRITALEDVPTDSTVLFRVTDDSDGEREAILVATENGDDGTDGEPEADRLACWLNYCQHLTHIKIDKGSGAPMRSGELVCANHGAYFDADSGECTYGPCEGAYLTDLEVTVDDGDVYLTDDDYEYVGAGPVDDGGDLSSSSNVKI from the coding sequence ATGAACGCGTCCCAACGGATCACCGCGCTCGAGGACGTGCCGACGGATTCGACGGTGCTCTTCCGGGTGACCGACGACTCCGACGGCGAGCGGGAGGCGATTCTCGTGGCCACCGAAAACGGCGACGACGGAACCGACGGCGAGCCCGAGGCAGACCGACTCGCCTGCTGGCTAAACTACTGCCAGCATCTCACCCACATCAAGATCGACAAGGGGTCGGGCGCCCCGATGCGAAGCGGGGAACTCGTCTGTGCCAACCACGGCGCCTACTTCGACGCCGACTCCGGGGAGTGTACGTACGGCCCCTGCGAGGGCGCTTACCTCACCGATCTCGAGGTGACGGTCGACGACGGCGACGTCTACCTGACCGACGACGACTACGAGTACGTCGGCGCGGGACCGGTCGACGACGGCGGCGATCTCTCCTCGAGTTCCAACGTCAAAATATAG
- a CDS encoding saccharopine dehydrogenase family protein yields MDSLLIYGSYGYTGRLIAREAVSRGGSPVVAGRNGRAVSRQADELGVEGRTFDLSDAADVAAHLRSFDAVLNCAGPFVNTVDPLVDACLETDTHYLDISGEFQAFERLRRRNEAARAAGITLLPGVGFDVVPTDCLASFLHSQLPEATALSLGIKGGGGLSRGTARTFVEHLGDDGVVRRNGRLIKVPMAYRSREIDFGDGPEHAVTIPWGDVVTAAHSTGIDSIEVYAAAPSWATRALSAVDSLGWLLERRPVEAALERLVDARIDGPDDAARSTGAATVWGEAVDETTGRRARARLRAPNPYALTAEAAVSAAKRVIDGNKRSRSSRGRLPVGFQTPSSAFDSDFVLELSGTERELLEAPAESAEPERSALESD; encoded by the coding sequence ATGGACTCCCTTCTCATCTACGGCTCCTACGGCTACACCGGCCGACTGATCGCCCGCGAAGCCGTCTCTCGAGGAGGGTCCCCCGTCGTCGCCGGTCGCAACGGTCGCGCAGTCTCCCGGCAGGCGGACGAACTCGGCGTCGAAGGGCGAACCTTCGATCTGAGCGACGCCGCGGACGTCGCTGCCCACCTTCGGTCGTTCGACGCCGTGTTGAACTGCGCCGGGCCGTTCGTGAACACGGTTGATCCCCTCGTGGATGCCTGTCTCGAGACCGACACCCACTACCTCGACATCAGTGGCGAGTTCCAGGCGTTCGAACGGCTCCGTCGCCGAAACGAGGCGGCCCGGGCAGCGGGAATCACGCTCCTACCCGGGGTCGGCTTCGACGTCGTTCCCACCGACTGCTTGGCGTCGTTTCTCCACTCGCAGCTGCCGGAGGCGACCGCCCTCTCGCTGGGAATCAAGGGCGGCGGCGGGCTCTCTCGTGGCACCGCCCGGACGTTCGTCGAACACCTCGGCGACGACGGCGTCGTTCGGCGCAACGGCCGACTCATCAAGGTCCCGATGGCCTACCGGAGCCGCGAGATCGACTTCGGCGACGGCCCCGAACACGCCGTCACGATTCCGTGGGGAGACGTCGTCACCGCCGCCCACAGCACGGGCATCGACTCGATCGAAGTCTACGCGGCCGCGCCGTCGTGGGCGACCCGCGCGCTCTCGGCTGTCGATTCGCTGGGCTGGCTGCTCGAGCGCCGACCGGTCGAAGCCGCGCTCGAGCGCCTCGTCGACGCTCGAATCGACGGTCCCGACGACGCGGCCCGCTCGACCGGCGCCGCGACCGTCTGGGGCGAGGCCGTCGACGAGACGACCGGGCGTCGCGCCCGCGCCCGGCTCCGGGCCCCGAACCCCTACGCGCTGACGGCCGAGGCCGCGGTGAGCGCCGCCAAACGCGTTATCGACGGGAATAAGCGGAGCCGGAGCAGTCGCGGTCGCCTGCCGGTCGGCTTTCAGACGCCCTCCTCGGCGTTCGATTCCGATTTCGTTCTCGAACTTTCCGGAACCGAGCGCGAACTCCTCGAGGCGCCGGCCGAGTCGGCCGAACCCGAACGGTCCGCCCTCGAGTCCGACTGA
- a CDS encoding MATE family efflux transporter — MIEQFLRTMMRTTDVVVTGLFSPAAVAAVGLADLYARLPLRIGLGLGSGVIALSSQDTGSGATGNRDEAITQAILLGAVAGLPFVLFGVLVGERAIGVLGAEPEVARMGGLYLAIIFATSPARHVALVAARSIQGAGDTRTPMYLNVVSNGLNIVGTLVLGLGLGPAPRLHILGVGIATAFGNVFSALALVAAIRGPWTPANFVRPRQWTVTKQLLAISAPRIAEGLVTTVLEFPFNSILLVFGTDVNAAYQIGRRVYQQLTSPLSRGYRTGTSIVVGQTLGDGDPAGARYNGWAAAALGLLTVGSLGGAIFVGAEGIVGVFTDDPSTIGYAAGFARAYALAAPATILYVVLSGALTSGSDTRTPFIARVSGMAVGMLGVSAVGGIYLDYGMPAVYASIVVFYVWAMGYVAIGYYRGSWVERTQTMMNERGSAPSED, encoded by the coding sequence ATGATCGAACAGTTCCTCCGGACGATGATGCGGACGACCGACGTCGTCGTCACCGGGCTGTTCTCGCCTGCAGCGGTCGCGGCCGTTGGGTTGGCGGACCTCTATGCGCGACTGCCGCTTCGAATCGGGCTCGGCCTCGGCAGCGGCGTCATCGCCCTCTCGAGTCAGGACACGGGCAGCGGCGCGACGGGCAATCGCGACGAGGCGATCACGCAGGCGATACTGCTCGGCGCGGTCGCCGGGCTCCCGTTCGTGCTGTTCGGTGTTCTCGTCGGCGAGCGGGCGATCGGCGTACTGGGCGCCGAGCCCGAAGTGGCCCGCATGGGCGGGCTCTACCTCGCGATCATCTTCGCGACCAGCCCCGCCCGCCACGTGGCGCTGGTCGCCGCGCGCTCGATTCAGGGGGCTGGCGACACGCGGACGCCGATGTACCTCAACGTCGTCTCGAACGGCCTCAACATCGTCGGCACGCTCGTCCTCGGGTTGGGACTAGGGCCCGCCCCACGGCTCCACATCCTCGGCGTCGGTATCGCGACCGCCTTCGGCAACGTCTTCTCCGCGCTCGCGCTCGTCGCCGCGATCCGCGGGCCGTGGACGCCGGCGAACTTCGTCCGCCCCCGCCAGTGGACGGTCACGAAGCAACTGCTCGCGATCAGCGCCCCGCGCATCGCGGAGGGGCTGGTGACGACCGTCCTCGAGTTCCCGTTCAACTCGATCCTGCTGGTCTTCGGGACGGACGTCAACGCGGCCTACCAGATCGGCCGGCGGGTCTACCAGCAACTGACCAGCCCGCTCTCGCGGGGGTATCGGACCGGCACGAGCATCGTCGTCGGGCAGACGCTCGGCGACGGAGATCCGGCGGGCGCGCGGTACAACGGGTGGGCCGCGGCCGCGCTCGGACTCCTAACCGTCGGCTCGCTCGGTGGCGCGATTTTCGTCGGCGCCGAGGGGATCGTCGGCGTCTTTACCGACGATCCGTCGACGATCGGCTACGCGGCCGGCTTCGCTCGCGCGTACGCCCTCGCGGCGCCGGCCACCATCCTCTACGTCGTGCTCTCGGGGGCGCTCACCAGCGGCAGCGACACGCGGACGCCCTTTATCGCCCGCGTCTCGGGGATGGCTGTCGGCATGCTCGGCGTCTCAGCCGTCGGCGGGATCTATCTCGACTACGGAATGCCGGCGGTGTACGCCTCCATCGTCGTCTTCTACGTCTGGGCGATGGGCTACGTCGCCATCGGCTACTATCGGGGCAGCTGGGTCGAACGAACGCAGACAATGATGAACGAGCGCGGCAGCGCGCCGAGCGAGGACTGA
- a CDS encoding aminotransferase class IV — protein sequence MTDADHYYHVDGEIVPASEATVSVDDRGFRYGDAAFETMRAYGGTVFAWERHFERLESTCDALSLAHGLTEADLRERIDATLAANDLADAYVRLSITRGIQPGKLTPQPEVDPMVVVYAKPLPRGGLEGESVWVEPATVRSIETRRVPDEAIPAGAKTHNYLNGILARAELRESGAGNENEDGVAADEALMCDLEGAVAEGATSNLFFVRDGALHTPTTDGDVLPGITREIVLELAAENGIPTQEGRYDLADVLEADEAFLTNRTWELRPIAALDGRTIGGGPVTERLSWLYDERVERVCYSSS from the coding sequence ATGACTGACGCCGACCACTACTACCACGTCGACGGCGAGATCGTCCCCGCGAGCGAGGCGACCGTCAGCGTCGACGACCGAGGCTTCCGGTACGGCGACGCCGCCTTCGAGACCATGCGGGCCTACGGCGGGACGGTCTTCGCGTGGGAGCGCCACTTCGAGCGCCTCGAGTCCACCTGCGATGCCCTGTCGCTCGCACACGGCCTGACCGAGGCTGACCTCCGCGAGCGGATCGACGCGACCCTCGCCGCGAACGACCTCGCGGACGCCTACGTGCGGCTCTCGATCACGCGTGGCATCCAGCCGGGAAAACTCACCCCGCAGCCCGAGGTCGATCCGATGGTGGTCGTTTACGCCAAACCGCTCCCTCGCGGGGGGCTCGAGGGTGAGTCGGTCTGGGTGGAGCCTGCGACCGTCCGCTCCATCGAGACGCGCCGAGTGCCTGACGAGGCGATCCCGGCTGGGGCGAAGACGCACAACTACCTGAACGGAATCCTTGCGCGCGCGGAACTACGCGAGAGCGGGGCCGGTAACGAGAACGAGGATGGTGTGGCAGCGGATGAAGCGCTCATGTGCGACCTCGAGGGGGCGGTCGCGGAGGGTGCGACGAGCAACCTGTTTTTCGTCCGCGACGGCGCCCTCCACACGCCGACGACCGACGGGGACGTGCTACCGGGGATCACCCGCGAGATCGTCCTCGAACTGGCCGCCGAGAACGGAATTCCGACTCAGGAGGGACGATATGACCTCGCGGACGTGCTCGAGGCCGATGAGGCGTTTCTGACGAACCGGACCTGGGAGCTACGTCCGATCGCGGCGCTCGACGGGCGGACGATCGGCGGCGGCCCCGTAACGGAGCGACTCTCGTGGCTGTACGACGAGCGCGTCGAGCGAGTCTGTTACTCGTCGAGCTAG
- a CDS encoding anthranilate synthase component II translates to MSDGRGTRERAPASDRSKRLLVVDNYDSFAYNLVQYVGEVADEVVVRRNDEIDLADLESIDPTGIVVSPGPGTPEEAGISIPLFAETEYPILGVCLGHQALCAANGAPVVHAPHVVHGKPSAVEHDGDGIFAELPETFQVGRYHSLAVDRADLPDSLLETARTTDERGVLMAVRHREKPHVGVQFHPESILTRGHNDAAGDDGISLRVGKRMVANFCRFAAEATAERKSGETQDD, encoded by the coding sequence ATGAGTGACGGACGCGGCACCCGGGAACGAGCGCCAGCGAGTGACCGCAGCAAACGGTTGCTGGTGGTCGACAACTACGATTCGTTCGCGTATAACCTCGTCCAGTACGTCGGCGAGGTCGCCGACGAGGTCGTGGTCCGGCGCAACGACGAGATCGATCTCGCCGATCTCGAGTCGATCGATCCCACAGGAATCGTCGTCTCGCCGGGACCGGGAACGCCGGAGGAGGCCGGCATCTCGATCCCGCTGTTCGCCGAGACGGAGTATCCGATTCTGGGCGTCTGTCTCGGCCACCAAGCCCTCTGTGCGGCCAACGGCGCGCCGGTGGTGCACGCGCCCCACGTCGTCCACGGCAAGCCCTCGGCGGTCGAACACGATGGAGACGGAATCTTCGCGGAATTACCGGAGACGTTCCAAGTCGGGCGGTATCACTCGCTGGCGGTCGACCGCGCGGACCTACCCGATTCGCTGCTCGAGACGGCGCGGACGACCGACGAGCGCGGCGTGCTGATGGCGGTCCGTCACCGCGAGAAGCCCCACGTCGGCGTCCAGTTCCACCCCGAGAGCATCCTGACGCGGGGCCACAACGACGCGGCCGGCGACGACGGCATCTCGCTGCGGGTCGGAAAGCGCATGGTCGCGAACTTCTGTCGGTTCGCCGCGGAAGCGACGGCAGAGCGGAAGAGCGGGGAGACGCAGGATGACTGA
- the pabB gene encoding aminodeoxychorismate synthase, component I, producing the protein MSDPRVVTSLASFRAAARERLEGGDATPTDDAPPDDATPRASGVRIPIEARVAVDDPFLAYRRARDSDSGGAFLETTGGQPGWGYFGVDPVDRLTVGPDAVARTDDGDSPTLAALEGLLESDRLVRGDCSVPYPCGAIGWLSYDVARELESLPESAIDDRGLPRLEVAVYDRLAAWEAPTDDGAVTLRVTACPRVAVDDGDSDEGLEAVYERGRDRALELARAALEGDPAVGEPSVATSEATFESDCGREAFAERVRRVKEYVRDGDTFQTNVSQRLVAPAAVHPVAAYGALRRVNPAPYSGLLELRAADLVSASPELLLERNGDFVRTEPIAGTRPRGETAEDDRELEEDLLSDEKERAEHAMLVDLERNDLGKVCEYGSVAVDEYRRIDRYSEVMHLVSNVTGQLRDDESLADAIAAVFPGGTITGAPKPRTMEIIDELEATRRGPYTGSVGIFGFDGQATLNIIIRTLVRHAAEYHLRVGAGIVHDSDPYREYDETLDKARALIAAVDEALGERARMALEAESEGEQDE; encoded by the coding sequence ATGAGCGATCCGCGCGTCGTCACTTCGCTCGCGTCGTTTCGAGCCGCCGCCCGCGAGCGACTCGAGGGTGGCGACGCCACGCCGACCGATGACGCGCCACCCGACGACGCGACGCCACGGGCGTCCGGCGTTCGAATTCCGATCGAAGCTCGCGTCGCCGTCGACGATCCGTTTCTCGCCTATCGACGAGCGCGCGATTCCGATTCTGGCGGTGCCTTCCTCGAGACGACCGGCGGCCAGCCTGGCTGGGGCTACTTCGGCGTCGACCCCGTCGACCGGCTGACGGTCGGGCCGGACGCGGTCGCACGAACGGACGACGGCGATTCTCCGACGCTGGCCGCCCTCGAGGGACTCCTCGAGAGTGATCGGCTAGTTCGCGGCGACTGTTCGGTTCCCTACCCCTGCGGGGCGATCGGCTGGCTCTCCTACGACGTCGCCCGCGAACTCGAGTCCCTTCCCGAATCAGCAATCGACGATCGGGGGCTGCCCCGCCTCGAGGTCGCCGTCTACGACCGGCTGGCGGCCTGGGAAGCGCCGACCGACGACGGTGCGGTGACGCTGCGGGTGACGGCTTGCCCGCGAGTCGCGGTCGACGACGGCGACTCCGACGAGGGGCTCGAGGCGGTCTACGAACGCGGCCGCGACCGAGCGCTCGAGCTCGCGCGGGCCGCCCTCGAAGGCGATCCGGCGGTCGGCGAGCCGTCGGTGGCGACGTCCGAAGCGACGTTCGAGAGCGACTGCGGCCGCGAGGCGTTCGCTGAGCGCGTCCGCCGGGTCAAGGAGTACGTCCGAGACGGCGATACCTTTCAGACGAACGTCTCCCAGCGGCTGGTCGCCCCCGCGGCGGTCCACCCCGTCGCGGCCTACGGCGCCCTCCGACGGGTCAACCCCGCGCCGTACTCGGGGCTCCTCGAGTTGCGCGCGGCCGATCTGGTGAGTGCGAGTCCTGAGCTATTACTGGAACGAAATGGCGACTTCGTCCGGACGGAACCCATCGCGGGCACGCGACCGCGCGGCGAGACGGCCGAAGACGACCGAGAACTCGAGGAGGACCTCCTGAGCGACGAGAAGGAGCGCGCCGAACACGCGATGCTGGTCGATTTAGAGCGCAACGACCTCGGGAAGGTCTGCGAGTACGGCTCCGTGGCGGTCGACGAGTACCGCCGGATCGATCGCTACTCGGAGGTGATGCACCTCGTCTCGAACGTGACCGGGCAGTTGCGCGACGACGAATCGCTGGCCGACGCTATCGCGGCGGTCTTCCCGGGCGGTACGATCACCGGCGCGCCGAAGCCGCGGACGATGGAGATCATCGACGAACTCGAGGCGACCCGACGGGGGCCCTACACGGGTAGCGTCGGTATCTTCGGCTTCGACGGGCAAGCGACGCTGAACATTATCATTCGGACGCTCGTCCGCCACGCCGCGGAGTACCACCTCCGCGTCGGCGCCGGGATCGTCCACGACTCCGACCCCTACCGCGAGTACGACGAGACCCTCGACAAGGCCCGCGCGCTGATCGCGGCCGTCGACGAGGCGCTGGGCGAGCGGGCCAGAATGGCGCTCGAGGCCGAGAGCGAAGGTGAGCAGGATGAGTGA
- a CDS encoding DUF4332 domain-containing protein, translating to MAILQKLKSLLGFGDSDPERGRGREVGVTVEREGSREDEADAEPTETEPETETAPATETPAPSSSTSVTDETVAGTEEPAVESDEPSVDTEESAVDADESTADESAASSVDDSEVEEATASDAEDKTADVEDLPDSTADAAIKEAEPDASTDAADEESTDADATTEPETESEPAAAAESDEEPAEPKTADESPETDSETAAEPTEATDDEATKEPVDSIKGIGPAYADRLAAAGVETVGELAAADAADLSEQTDISEKRIQGWIDRADVR from the coding sequence ATGGCAATCCTCCAAAAGCTGAAGTCGCTGCTCGGGTTCGGTGATTCGGACCCGGAGCGAGGACGCGGTCGAGAGGTCGGGGTAACGGTCGAACGGGAAGGGTCGCGGGAGGACGAGGCCGACGCCGAACCGACCGAGACCGAACCGGAAACGGAGACGGCGCCGGCAACGGAAACGCCGGCGCCCTCGAGTTCGACGAGCGTCACGGACGAAACGGTCGCCGGAACTGAGGAGCCGGCCGTCGAGTCCGACGAACCGTCCGTCGACACCGAGGAGTCGGCCGTCGACGCCGACGAATCGACAGCCGACGAATCGGCCGCGTCGTCGGTCGACGACTCCGAAGTGGAAGAGGCGACCGCCTCCGACGCGGAAGACAAAACGGCGGACGTCGAGGACCTGCCCGACAGCACCGCGGATGCCGCCATCAAGGAGGCGGAACCGGACGCCTCGACCGACGCGGCGGACGAGGAATCGACCGACGCGGATGCGACGACCGAACCGGAAACGGAGTCGGAACCGGCGGCCGCCGCGGAATCCGACGAGGAACCCGCCGAACCAAAGACGGCCGACGAATCCCCAGAAACGGACTCGGAGACGGCGGCCGAACCGACGGAGGCGACAGACGACGAAGCCACCAAGGAGCCGGTCGACTCGATCAAAGGGATCGGCCCCGCCTACGCGGACCGCCTCGCCGCCGCCGGCGTTGAAACGGTCGGCGAACTCGCCGCCGCCGACGCCGCCGACCTGTCCGAACAGACCGATATCTCCGAAAAGCGCATTCAGGGCTGGATCGACAGAGCGGACGTTCGCTAG
- a CDS encoding shikimate dehydrogenase: MDVFGLLGNPVGHSLSPPMHDAAYEELGLEARYVTFEPEPSEIEDAIDGAEALGITGLNVTIPFKQDVLDCVEADDLATRIGAVNTIDFTGEGAPTGHNTDAVGALRALQDHGVTVDGARAVVVGAGGAGRAVAFGLADAGATVEIANRTASTARDLADEVPGATGHGLEADTLADLLADADVLVNATSVGMEEDETPVPAAALHSDLAVLDAVYRPLETRLLRDAAAAGATTVDGAWMLLYQGVEAFELWTGREAPVDAMNAALRDRL, from the coding sequence ATGGACGTCTTCGGGTTGCTCGGTAACCCGGTCGGACACTCGCTATCGCCGCCGATGCACGACGCCGCGTACGAGGAACTCGGCCTCGAGGCTCGCTACGTTACCTTCGAGCCCGAGCCCTCGGAGATCGAGGACGCGATCGACGGCGCCGAAGCGCTGGGTATCACGGGACTGAACGTGACGATCCCCTTCAAGCAGGACGTCCTCGACTGCGTCGAGGCGGACGACCTGGCGACACGGATCGGCGCCGTCAACACGATCGACTTCACCGGCGAGGGTGCGCCGACGGGCCACAACACCGACGCGGTCGGCGCCCTGCGCGCCCTACAAGATCACGGCGTGACGGTCGACGGCGCACGCGCGGTCGTCGTCGGCGCCGGCGGCGCCGGCCGAGCCGTCGCCTTCGGCCTCGCAGACGCGGGCGCGACGGTCGAAATCGCCAACCGGACCGCGTCGACGGCCCGCGACCTCGCCGACGAGGTGCCGGGCGCGACGGGCCACGGCCTCGAGGCCGATACGCTCGCCGACCTGCTTGCCGACGCCGACGTGCTCGTCAACGCTACCAGCGTCGGAATGGAGGAAGACGAGACGCCGGTGCCGGCCGCCGCGCTCCACAGCGACCTGGCCGTGCTGGACGCGGTGTACCGGCCGCTCGAGACGCGACTCCTGCGGGACGCGGCCGCGGCCGGGGCGACGACCGTCGACGGCGCGTGGATGTTGCTCTATCAGGGCGTCGAAGCGTTCGAGCTCTGGACCGGGCGGGAGGCGCCGGTCGACGCGATGAACGCGGCGCTTCGTGATCGGCTCTGA